The Lacipirellula parvula genome window below encodes:
- a CDS encoding RidA family protein, with amino-acid sequence MESFEARFAALNLELPPAPKAIGVYKPIVEINGLLYLSGHGPLLPDGTLIKGRIGADMDVAAGYQAARQTGLAILASLKKHCGSLDRIARLVKTFGLVQATPELVDHPAVINGFSELMRDVFGEECGIAARSAVGAASLPAGMSVEIEAIFELAK; translated from the coding sequence ATGGAAAGCTTCGAAGCCCGTTTTGCTGCGTTGAATTTGGAACTTCCGCCGGCTCCGAAGGCGATTGGCGTCTACAAGCCGATCGTGGAGATCAATGGGCTGCTGTATCTGTCGGGCCACGGGCCGCTGTTGCCGGATGGGACGCTGATCAAGGGCCGCATTGGCGCCGATATGGACGTGGCCGCGGGGTACCAGGCGGCGCGGCAAACGGGGCTCGCCATTCTGGCGTCGTTGAAGAAGCATTGCGGCAGCCTCGACCGGATTGCCCGGCTGGTGAAGACGTTCGGGCTCGTTCAGGCGACGCCGGAGCTGGTTGATCATCCGGCGGTGATCAATGGCTTCAGCGAGCTGATGCGGGACGTCTTCGGCGAAGAGTGCGGCATCGCTGCCCGCAGTGCGGTTGGCGCCGCGTCGCTGCCGGCGGGGATGTCGGTGGAGATTGAGGCGATCTTTGAATTGGCGAAGTAG
- a CDS encoding WD40/YVTN/BNR-like repeat-containing protein produces MSGVRVLVGTRKGAFILTSDGHRQKWDVSGPHFGGWEIYHMKGSPVDPNRIYASQSSSWFGQVIQRSSDGGKTWEPVGNQFAYEGDPGTHQWYDGTPHPWEFKRVWHLEPSLTDADEVYAGVEDAAIFRSRDGGQSWQELPGLRACQGPKWQPGAGGMCLHTILLDPQNPLRIFIAISAAGAFRTDDGGLTWRPINQGLRSEYIPDPNAEIGHCVHRIAFHPSRPDVLFMQKHWDVMRSDNAGDLWREVSGNLPSDFGFPIDVHAHEPETIYVVPIKSDSEHYPPEGKLRVYRSRTGGGEWEALTNGLPQQDCYVNVLRDAMAVDRCDPCGVYFGTTGGQVYASPDGGDTWSAIVRDLPAVTSVEVQTL; encoded by the coding sequence ATGAGCGGCGTTCGGGTTCTTGTCGGCACGCGCAAGGGGGCGTTTATCCTCACGTCCGACGGCCATCGACAGAAGTGGGACGTCTCGGGCCCTCACTTCGGCGGGTGGGAGATCTACCACATGAAGGGCTCGCCGGTCGATCCGAACAGGATCTATGCGTCGCAATCGAGCAGTTGGTTCGGGCAGGTGATCCAGCGTTCGAGCGACGGCGGCAAGACGTGGGAGCCGGTCGGCAATCAGTTTGCCTACGAGGGGGATCCCGGCACGCACCAGTGGTACGACGGCACGCCTCACCCGTGGGAGTTCAAACGGGTGTGGCATTTGGAGCCGTCGCTCACCGATGCGGACGAGGTGTACGCCGGCGTCGAGGATGCGGCGATCTTCCGCTCGCGCGACGGCGGGCAGTCGTGGCAAGAACTCCCCGGCCTGCGAGCGTGCCAGGGGCCGAAGTGGCAGCCGGGCGCCGGCGGGATGTGCCTCCACACGATTCTGCTTGATCCGCAGAATCCGCTGCGGATCTTCATCGCCATCTCCGCGGCCGGCGCGTTCCGCACCGACGACGGCGGCCTAACGTGGCGGCCGATCAACCAAGGGCTCCGCTCCGAATACATTCCCGACCCCAACGCCGAGATCGGCCACTGCGTTCATCGGATCGCATTTCATCCGTCGCGGCCCGACGTGCTGTTCATGCAGAAGCATTGGGACGTCATGCGGAGCGACAACGCCGGCGACTTGTGGCGCGAGGTGAGCGGCAACCTGCCGAGCGACTTTGGCTTTCCGATCGACGTGCACGCTCACGAGCCGGAGACGATTTACGTCGTGCCGATCAAGAGCGACTCGGAGCATTACCCGCCGGAAGGGAAGCTGCGGGTGTATCGCAGCCGCACTGGCGGCGGCGAGTGGGAGGCGCTCACCAACGGGCTGCCGCAGCAAGATTGCTATGTGAACGTGCTACGCGACGCGATGGCGGTCGATCGCTGCGATCCGTGCGGCGTCTACTTCGGCACGACCGGCGGGCAGGTCTATGCGTCGCCCGATGGCGGCGACACGTGGTCGGCGATTGTGCGCGATTTGCCGGCGGTCACTTCGGTGGAAGTTCAAACTCTCTAA
- a CDS encoding trypsin-like peptidase domain-containing protein, with the protein MVWLRTLALTLIVSLAGAQALAETVLIEFTTQNCGPCARMRPVIQRLASEGYAVRQVDATSQPQACDQYRVDRFPTFLVFVDGKEYARLVGGTTHEQLVEMIHKATAIAAQTPSTPLQTTQAPVSLVGNAPEAANPFAQTQQPQPGRVTTLGSATSSPTTTTVASHVANPFGAQAAPAASAPQAPPGIGGSGPLVNSTVRLTIADAAGQSTGTGTVIDARSGKALVLTCGHLFRESKGQGPVQITLFRAGPNGAEPAGSAQGQVIDFDLDRDLALLVFETSNLQVAVTPIAPRQTQLMAEAPVTSVGCGHGDNPTPWESRITAVNRYQGHPNVEVARAPEEGRSGGGLFNAAGQLIGVCFAADPQGNEGLYSSIESIYQKLDALQLTATLQTPATPTGPAPVASQPPAAAPAPMAVAPQLAAAPSPAPAPFEVRGQNASVPPTSEPNAANPFASAAPTQSAAVDAGSLSTDERAAIQEMGRRGGDSEVIMIIRRKDGSGQSEILTLDSASPEFIRTVQQSKQPSSAASIATQPGNSLLR; encoded by the coding sequence ATGGTCTGGCTGCGTACACTTGCTCTCACGCTCATCGTTTCACTTGCCGGCGCCCAAGCGCTCGCCGAAACGGTGCTCATCGAATTCACCACGCAAAACTGCGGCCCCTGTGCGCGGATGCGTCCCGTGATCCAGCGCCTTGCCTCGGAAGGCTACGCCGTTCGCCAGGTCGATGCGACGAGCCAGCCGCAAGCCTGCGATCAATATCGCGTTGATCGGTTCCCGACGTTCCTCGTATTCGTCGACGGCAAGGAATACGCTCGGCTCGTCGGCGGCACAACGCACGAACAACTCGTGGAAATGATTCACAAGGCGACGGCGATCGCGGCGCAAACGCCCAGCACGCCGCTGCAGACGACGCAAGCGCCGGTGTCGCTCGTCGGCAATGCACCGGAAGCGGCCAACCCATTCGCCCAGACTCAGCAGCCGCAGCCGGGCCGCGTGACGACGCTTGGCAGCGCCACGTCGTCGCCGACGACGACAACAGTCGCCTCGCACGTCGCGAATCCCTTCGGCGCCCAAGCCGCCCCCGCAGCCAGCGCCCCGCAAGCGCCGCCAGGCATCGGCGGATCAGGGCCGCTCGTCAATTCGACGGTGCGGTTGACCATCGCCGACGCCGCCGGCCAAAGCACTGGCACCGGCACGGTCATCGACGCCCGCAGCGGCAAAGCGCTCGTCCTCACTTGCGGCCACCTGTTCCGCGAGTCGAAAGGGCAGGGCCCCGTACAAATCACGCTCTTCCGCGCGGGCCCCAACGGCGCTGAGCCGGCTGGTTCCGCTCAAGGGCAAGTGATCGACTTCGATCTCGACCGCGACCTCGCGCTCCTCGTATTTGAAACCAGCAACCTGCAAGTCGCGGTGACGCCAATCGCTCCGCGGCAAACGCAGCTCATGGCCGAAGCTCCCGTGACGAGCGTCGGCTGCGGCCATGGCGACAACCCGACTCCCTGGGAGAGCCGCATCACCGCGGTGAATCGCTACCAAGGCCACCCGAACGTCGAGGTCGCTCGCGCCCCCGAAGAAGGCCGCAGCGGCGGCGGGTTGTTCAACGCCGCGGGCCAACTGATCGGCGTTTGCTTCGCCGCCGACCCGCAAGGGAACGAAGGGCTCTACTCGTCGATCGAGTCGATTTATCAAAAGCTCGACGCTCTGCAACTGACCGCGACGCTGCAAACGCCGGCGACCCCCACCGGCCCAGCTCCAGTCGCTTCCCAACCTCCTGCCGCAGCGCCCGCGCCGATGGCCGTCGCTCCACAACTGGCGGCCGCGCCATCGCCAGCCCCGGCACCGTTCGAAGTCCGCGGCCAAAATGCCTCGGTCCCGCCAACCAGCGAGCCGAATGCTGCGAATCCATTTGCCTCTGCCGCACCGACGCAGTCCGCGGCAGTCGACGCCGGCAGCCTCTCGACCGACGAGCGGGCCGCGATCCAAGAGATGGGCCGCCGCGGCGGCGACTCGGAAGTGATCATGATCATCCGCCGCAAAGATGGCTCGGGGCAGAGCGAGATCCTCACGCTCGACTCCGCCTCGCCGGAGTTCATCCGCACCGTGCAGCAAAGTAAGCAGCCCTCGTCGGCTGCGAGCATCGCCACGCAACCCGGCAACTCGCTCCTCCGCTAG
- a CDS encoding MoaD/ThiS family protein translates to MVRVILPLHLRTLARVDGEVEVAVEGAPTQRTILDALEARYPMLRGTIREHGTQQRRAFLRFFACNEDVSHQSPDEPLPSPVAAGVEPFMVVGAISGG, encoded by the coding sequence ATGGTTCGCGTCATCTTGCCGCTGCATTTGCGAACGCTCGCCCGCGTTGACGGCGAGGTCGAGGTCGCCGTTGAAGGGGCTCCGACGCAGCGGACGATTCTCGACGCGCTCGAAGCTCGCTATCCGATGCTCCGCGGCACGATCCGCGAGCATGGCACGCAGCAGCGGCGGGCGTTCCTGCGGTTCTTCGCTTGCAACGAAGACGTTTCGCATCAGTCGCCTGATGAACCACTCCCCTCCCCCGTCGCGGCGGGCGTCGAACCGTTCATGGTCGTCGGCGCCATCTCCGGGGGCTGA
- a CDS encoding DNA cytosine methyltransferase, with amino-acid sequence MEEGPVGKDFCEFFAGIGLVDEALRRSGWQCGYANDIDAKKRQMYEGNYGPSPHYHEGDVWRVDEVIARIPGRPFLATASFPCTDMSLAGKRKGLAGEQSGSLFGFLQVIEQLAERRPRAVLLENVPGFLTSHDGRDFATAVNELAALGYWVDSFIIDAQWFVPQSRPRMFLVGYQADLLSPPLVVKPKGSKNGDANDPWHAAILAAEKLRPARLRAAMETIDPATGWATIDCGNPSVLRLTISDVIEFGDDQAWWEQAEVDRHYAMMFDRHAEQVEALRARRGQPVALTAFRRVRLGQQRMEVRFDGVAGCLRTPRGGSAKQIILALINGELRMRWMTPREYARLQGAGDYALPVNTIQGLFGFGDAVCVPVIEWIDRHMLTPVFEAAEGFSGQGSGFGKKPIAAS; translated from the coding sequence ATGGAAGAGGGCCCCGTCGGAAAGGATTTCTGCGAGTTCTTCGCTGGCATCGGCCTCGTTGACGAGGCGTTACGCCGCAGCGGCTGGCAGTGCGGTTACGCCAACGACATCGACGCCAAAAAACGGCAGATGTACGAGGGCAACTACGGCCCGTCGCCCCACTACCACGAGGGCGACGTGTGGCGCGTCGACGAAGTGATCGCCCGCATCCCGGGTCGGCCGTTCCTCGCCACGGCGTCGTTTCCCTGTACGGACATGTCGCTGGCCGGCAAACGCAAAGGCTTGGCGGGCGAGCAATCGGGTTCGCTGTTCGGTTTCTTGCAGGTGATCGAGCAACTCGCCGAGCGCCGCCCCCGCGCGGTGCTGCTGGAGAACGTCCCCGGCTTCCTCACCTCGCACGACGGTCGCGACTTCGCCACCGCCGTGAACGAGCTCGCCGCACTCGGCTACTGGGTCGATAGCTTCATCATCGACGCTCAGTGGTTCGTCCCGCAGAGTCGGCCGCGGATGTTCCTCGTCGGGTACCAAGCGGACCTCTTATCGCCGCCGCTGGTCGTCAAACCAAAGGGCTCGAAAAACGGCGACGCGAACGATCCCTGGCACGCGGCGATTCTCGCAGCAGAAAAGCTGCGGCCCGCGCGGCTTCGCGCCGCGATGGAAACGATCGACCCCGCCACCGGTTGGGCGACCATCGACTGCGGCAACCCCAGCGTCTTGCGACTCACGATCAGCGACGTCATCGAATTCGGCGACGACCAGGCATGGTGGGAGCAAGCCGAGGTCGACCGCCACTACGCGATGATGTTCGACCGCCACGCCGAACAAGTCGAAGCGCTTCGCGCCAGGCGCGGCCAGCCGGTGGCGCTCACCGCGTTCCGCCGCGTTCGTCTCGGACAGCAGCGAATGGAAGTCCGCTTCGACGGCGTCGCCGGCTGCCTGCGCACCCCGCGCGGCGGCAGCGCGAAACAAATCATCCTCGCCCTCATCAACGGTGAACTGCGCATGCGGTGGATGACGCCGCGCGAATACGCTCGACTCCAAGGCGCCGGCGACTACGCACTGCCGGTGAACACGATCCAAGGCCTCTTCGGCTTCGGCGACGCGGTGTGCGTGCCGGTGATCGAGTGGATCGACCGTCACATGCTGACGCCGGTGTTCGAAGCTGCCGAAGGGTTCAGCGGTCAGGGTTCAGGGTTCGGCAAAAAACCTATCGCCGCATCCTGA
- the metG gene encoding methionine--tRNA ligase, with protein sequence MPRRLLVTSALPYANGHIHIGHLVEYIQTDIWVRFQKLFGNDCRYMCADDTHGTAIMIRARQEGRSEEEVIADMQAAHEQDFAGFGIEFDNYGSTHSEENRALCHEIWSAIRKANLVKEESVEQLFDPQAGTFLADRFVRGTCPKCKSADQPGDNCSVCGHHYTPIELIDPVSTLTGAKPEVRSALHLFIELEKLHGFLAEWTQSGDHLQPEIANYLQGHFLGDPLRDWDISRPAPYFGFEIPDSPGNYWYVWFDAPIGYIASTWQWCKRNGQKLDDWWKSPDCEVHHFIGKDITYFHTLFWPGMLKTAGFSLPTKVHIHGFLTVDGEKMSKSKGTFVRARTYLNHLDPSYLRYFYATKLSSRVDDLDMAIDEFIAKVNTDLVNKVVNLASRTAKFVEKTGLSAKYPDDGGLFAAAAAAGDEIAAAYEECDFNKAMRLIVALADRANPFVEENKPWELRKDPANAERLQDVCTIALNLFRQLAIYLAPVLPKLAQQTGDLLNDPITSWKQAATPLVGTPVAKFTHMLQRVEEKDLLAMIEESKEEAAAATPPAPAGGAADKWNDSGDALAAEPLAPECTIDDFAKVDLRVARIISAEEVPDARKLLKLQLSLGGGVTKQVFAGIKAYYEPEQLVGRLVVCVANLAPRTMKFGVSEGMIAAAGGGTEAYLLTPDSGAKPGHRLH encoded by the coding sequence ATGCCCCGTCGCCTGCTCGTCACCTCTGCCCTCCCCTACGCCAACGGCCATATTCATATTGGCCATCTGGTCGAGTACATCCAGACCGACATCTGGGTGCGGTTCCAGAAGCTGTTTGGGAACGACTGCCGCTACATGTGCGCTGACGACACGCACGGCACGGCGATCATGATTCGCGCGCGGCAGGAAGGCCGCAGCGAAGAAGAGGTGATCGCCGACATGCAGGCGGCGCACGAGCAAGACTTCGCCGGCTTCGGCATCGAGTTCGACAACTATGGGAGCACCCATAGCGAAGAGAACCGCGCGCTCTGCCATGAGATTTGGTCCGCGATTCGCAAAGCGAATCTCGTGAAGGAAGAGTCGGTCGAGCAGCTGTTCGATCCCCAGGCGGGGACGTTCCTGGCCGACCGCTTTGTCCGCGGCACCTGCCCGAAGTGCAAGTCGGCCGATCAACCGGGGGACAATTGCAGCGTTTGCGGCCACCACTACACGCCGATCGAGCTGATTGATCCGGTGAGTACGCTCACGGGAGCGAAGCCAGAGGTGCGCTCGGCGCTGCACTTGTTCATCGAGCTAGAGAAGCTGCACGGCTTCCTGGCCGAGTGGACGCAATCGGGCGATCACCTGCAGCCGGAGATCGCTAACTACCTGCAGGGTCACTTCCTCGGCGACCCGCTCCGCGATTGGGACATCTCGCGGCCGGCGCCTTATTTCGGGTTCGAGATTCCCGACAGCCCCGGCAACTACTGGTACGTTTGGTTCGATGCGCCGATCGGCTACATCGCCAGCACATGGCAGTGGTGCAAGCGGAACGGCCAGAAGCTCGACGATTGGTGGAAGTCGCCCGACTGCGAAGTCCATCATTTCATCGGCAAGGATATCACTTACTTCCACACGCTCTTCTGGCCCGGGATGTTGAAGACGGCCGGCTTTAGCTTGCCGACGAAGGTTCACATCCACGGCTTTCTCACCGTCGATGGCGAGAAGATGTCGAAGAGCAAAGGGACGTTCGTCCGTGCTCGCACCTACTTGAACCACCTCGATCCGTCGTACCTGCGGTACTTTTACGCGACGAAGCTGTCGTCGCGGGTCGACGATCTCGACATGGCGATCGACGAGTTCATCGCGAAGGTGAATACCGATCTCGTGAACAAGGTTGTCAATCTTGCGAGCCGGACGGCGAAGTTCGTCGAGAAGACGGGCTTGTCGGCAAAGTATCCCGACGACGGCGGGCTATTCGCTGCGGCCGCCGCCGCGGGCGACGAGATTGCCGCTGCGTACGAAGAGTGCGATTTCAACAAGGCGATGCGGCTGATCGTGGCGCTTGCCGATCGCGCGAACCCGTTCGTCGAAGAGAACAAGCCGTGGGAACTGCGGAAAGATCCGGCCAACGCCGAGCGTTTGCAAGATGTCTGCACGATCGCGCTCAATTTGTTCCGCCAACTGGCCATTTACCTCGCCCCGGTGTTGCCGAAGCTCGCGCAACAGACGGGCGATTTGCTCAACGATCCGATTACCTCTTGGAAGCAAGCTGCGACGCCGCTGGTCGGCACGCCCGTTGCCAAGTTCACTCACATGCTCCAGCGCGTTGAAGAAAAGGACCTGCTCGCGATGATTGAAGAAAGCAAAGAAGAAGCTGCCGCCGCCACCCCTCCTGCTCCCGCCGGCGGCGCTGCCGACAAGTGGAACGACTCGGGCGACGCCCTCGCCGCGGAACCGCTCGCGCCGGAATGCACGATCGACGATTTTGCGAAGGTCGACCTCCGCGTCGCCCGCATCATCTCGGCGGAAGAAGTTCCCGATGCCCGCAAACTGCTGAAGCTGCAACTAAGCCTCGGCGGCGGCGTGACGAAGCAAGTCTTCGCCGGCATCAAGGCGTACTACGAGCCGGAGCAACTGGTCGGCCGGCTGGTGGTGTGCGTGGCGAACCTCGCGCCGCGGACGATGAAGTTCGGCGTGAGCGAGGGAATGATCGCCGCGGCGGGGGGCGGGACGGAGGCTTATTTGCTGACGCCTGATTCGGGCGCGAAGCCTGGGCATCGGTTGCACTAA
- a CDS encoding carboxypeptidase-like regulatory domain-containing protein: protein MSSRNIAGALAAGLLLTLIITGFPPAVSAEEPAANAEPARAAAAPEPKLWQVTLVEARSKTPLKGVTVAVNVKKHPDEPSQNIELTSDDSGNIQIPLLPGEVTTVHSASPKWWTYRWPIVGGFDEDNDGTVAGGNDDERRKIRLWRGTNVTGKLLTPTGEPAAAVRLKVGVYIYNESPFKEGDDSPRIYNSWDRGQWPNWHASVVTRDDGSFSIAVPPSDVRHWVRIGTTGLGFEAIKTSHLQEKDKTHPLVRYAPFEVEANGRKDSLRINESAGVLDFGTLQFREGVVLKGRVVDALGAPLAGVHLTTSNRHGPHAGRTATSAADGSYEFAPMSPGTFTMSIDARRRNAADEVNSRDVQAVFVNQKITLPESSGTVERTIQAEPHVDVEFEWIDRRQAKGPVSYYGEFDVSGQIPNGDEKPTYWNGATNLIARGGKTFLVVKVPTALTRAKLALHADSRVTPRYQDEFINAGPGSINLSNFATPMRRVIYGDEPLIENALPSRFSD from the coding sequence ATGAGTTCCCGCAACATCGCGGGAGCGCTCGCTGCCGGATTGCTACTCACCCTCATCATCACCGGCTTTCCGCCAGCAGTGAGCGCCGAGGAGCCCGCCGCAAACGCCGAACCTGCACGCGCTGCTGCAGCGCCAGAGCCCAAGCTGTGGCAAGTAACGCTCGTCGAAGCCAGATCAAAGACTCCTCTCAAAGGCGTCACCGTCGCCGTCAACGTCAAGAAACACCCGGACGAACCGTCGCAAAACATCGAGCTGACTTCCGACGACTCGGGCAACATCCAAATCCCTCTGTTACCTGGCGAGGTGACGACCGTTCACTCCGCCTCCCCGAAGTGGTGGACCTACAGATGGCCCATCGTTGGAGGATTCGACGAGGATAATGATGGCACGGTCGCTGGTGGCAATGACGACGAACGACGCAAGATCCGTCTGTGGCGCGGTACGAACGTTACCGGCAAGTTGTTGACGCCGACTGGCGAACCTGCGGCTGCGGTAAGGCTGAAAGTCGGCGTCTATATCTACAACGAGTCGCCTTTCAAAGAGGGCGACGATTCCCCGAGAATTTACAACTCGTGGGACCGCGGCCAATGGCCCAACTGGCACGCTTCGGTGGTGACGCGCGACGATGGCTCGTTCTCGATCGCAGTTCCTCCCTCGGACGTGCGGCATTGGGTGCGTATCGGCACCACAGGCCTCGGATTCGAAGCAATCAAAACTTCACACCTGCAGGAGAAGGACAAGACCCACCCGCTGGTCCGCTACGCTCCATTCGAGGTAGAAGCCAACGGCCGCAAAGATTCGCTTCGCATCAACGAATCCGCCGGCGTGCTCGACTTTGGCACGTTGCAGTTCCGCGAAGGGGTCGTCCTCAAGGGCCGCGTCGTCGACGCACTTGGAGCCCCATTGGCTGGCGTCCATCTCACCACGTCGAATCGTCACGGTCCGCACGCGGGACGCACGGCGACTTCCGCAGCCGACGGCTCCTACGAGTTCGCGCCTATGTCGCCTGGCACGTTCACGATGTCGATCGACGCGAGACGCCGGAATGCAGCAGACGAAGTCAATTCCCGCGACGTGCAAGCAGTCTTCGTCAATCAGAAGATCACGCTCCCAGAATCGTCGGGAACCGTCGAACGAACCATCCAAGCGGAACCGCACGTCGACGTTGAATTCGAATGGATCGATCGCCGCCAAGCGAAAGGACCGGTCAGTTACTACGGCGAATTCGACGTGAGCGGCCAGATCCCCAACGGTGACGAGAAACCAACGTACTGGAATGGCGCCACCAATCTGATCGCTCGGGGCGGCAAGACCTTTCTGGTCGTGAAAGTGCCGACGGCGTTAACGCGAGCGAAATTAGCGTTGCATGCCGACTCGCGCGTCACGCCCAGGTACCAGGACGAGTTCATCAACGCCGGCCCCGGAAGCATCAACCTTTCCAACTTCGCCACGCCCATGCGACGCGTCATCTACGGCGACGAACCGCTGATCGAGAATGCACTCCCCTCGAGGTTTAGCGATTGA
- a CDS encoding very short patch repair endonuclease encodes MDQFTPAERSRVMRAVKSGDTTPELIVRRLVHGMGFRYRLHGSDLPGKPDVVLPRLSKAIFIHGCFWHRHACAAGQSTPATRVDYWQAKFDRNVARDRSNLRKLRRLGWSVLVVWECQTRKAKLPALQQRLARFLG; translated from the coding sequence ATGGACCAATTCACCCCCGCCGAGCGCAGCCGCGTCATGCGGGCGGTGAAGAGCGGCGACACGACGCCGGAACTTATCGTCCGCCGCCTCGTGCACGGCATGGGATTCCGCTACCGCCTCCACGGCAGCGACCTGCCCGGCAAACCCGACGTCGTCCTGCCGCGACTCAGCAAAGCGATCTTCATCCACGGCTGCTTCTGGCACCGCCACGCCTGCGCCGCCGGCCAGTCCACGCCGGCGACGCGCGTCGACTACTGGCAAGCGAAGTTCGACCGCAACGTCGCCCGCGACCGATCAAATCTCCGCAAACTCCGCCGCCTCGGCTGGAGCGTGCTCGTGGTGTGGGAATGCCAAACCCGCAAGGCGAAGCTGCCTGCCTTGCAGCAACGACTGGCCCGATTCCTGGGATAG
- the hisI gene encoding phosphoribosyl-AMP cyclohydrolase → MTTTLPNFKSPDGLITAVVQDAATGKVLMLAHMNREAWDETVATRRACYFSRSRNRLWRKGEESGHVQQVREIFIDCDGDAVLLKVDQTGAACHEGFESCFFRREAGGAWEVVGERVIDPRGVYKDKKD, encoded by the coding sequence GTGACCACTACCCTACCCAACTTCAAGTCGCCGGATGGGCTGATCACCGCCGTCGTGCAAGACGCCGCGACCGGCAAGGTGCTGATGCTCGCCCATATGAACCGCGAGGCGTGGGACGAAACGGTCGCTACTCGCCGGGCCTGCTACTTCAGCCGCAGCCGCAATCGGCTGTGGCGCAAGGGCGAAGAGAGCGGCCACGTGCAGCAGGTGCGGGAGATTTTCATCGACTGCGACGGCGACGCCGTGCTGCTGAAAGTCGACCAGACCGGCGCCGCTTGCCACGAGGGGTTTGAGAGCTGCTTCTTCCGCCGCGAGGCGGGAGGAGCATGGGAAGTGGTGGGCGAGCGGGTGATTGATCCGCGGGGCGTTTACAAGGACAAGAAAGACTAA
- a CDS encoding DNRLRE domain-containing protein, with product MKVRCFALLALCVSLATAPLAQAATIMLGASKDASIFQNNVGNSSGAGNGLIAGTNAQSSPRRGAIAFDIAGALPAGAIIQDVKLHLTLASVAGSGGGDGGNSPTNVTVDLRRLTKDWGEGTTLQQMPPTDNVGGQGQGAVAGNGDATWNSNFHGTSLWTTPGGDFASPSASQLIDALTNVAKTWTSAAMITDVQSWLTNPSGNFGWMLVNQSEAASSTARTFYSSEVATAAFHPQLEITYATATVPEPGTIVLGLAASGCCLLVARRRRTENLEA from the coding sequence ATGAAGGTTCGTTGTTTCGCGTTGTTGGCCTTGTGCGTTTCCCTGGCGACGGCGCCGCTCGCGCAGGCCGCGACGATCATGCTCGGCGCCAGCAAAGATGCATCGATCTTCCAAAACAATGTTGGCAACAGCAGCGGCGCCGGCAACGGGTTGATTGCCGGCACGAATGCTCAGAGTTCGCCGCGACGGGGGGCGATTGCGTTCGATATTGCGGGCGCCCTGCCCGCGGGGGCGATCATTCAGGATGTGAAACTGCACCTCACGCTGGCGAGCGTCGCCGGCAGTGGCGGCGGCGACGGCGGGAACTCGCCGACGAACGTGACGGTCGACTTGCGTCGGCTGACGAAGGATTGGGGCGAAGGGACGACGCTGCAGCAGATGCCGCCGACCGACAACGTCGGCGGCCAGGGCCAAGGCGCGGTCGCCGGCAATGGCGATGCGACGTGGAACTCGAACTTTCACGGCACGTCGCTCTGGACCACTCCCGGCGGCGACTTCGCGTCGCCGAGCGCTTCGCAACTCATCGACGCGCTGACGAACGTCGCGAAAACATGGACGAGCGCGGCGATGATCACCGACGTGCAGTCGTGGCTCACAAACCCCAGCGGCAATTTTGGTTGGATGCTTGTGAACCAAAGCGAAGCGGCGTCGAGTACGGCACGGACGTTTTACTCGAGCGAAGTCGCGACGGCGGCGTTCCATCCGCAGTTGGAGATTACCTACGCGACCGCGACCGTGCCGGAGCCGGGGACGATTGTGCTGGGACTGGCGGCGAGCGGGTGCTGCTTGTTAGTTGCTCGCAGAAGGCGGACGGAAAACCTGGAAGCTTGA